A genomic region of Candidatus Hinthialibacter antarcticus contains the following coding sequences:
- a CDS encoding sigma-70 family RNA polymerase sigma factor, with product MTFSLASTSLYKDEDFLDDESINFTLEVDEEEEQLFLPSIARPVEGELDSKALRNSRRAAHNSLRLYLREIGSIPLLTKEDEQEISQRMQDGRKKICIGVVRSVQAVEFLQAIVEGIKKGKRRLDVVMNSVPENAKTEREVNRFIGGLKRKLDRVHTKTLKAIEIMTKNPDESRELFEKAGEDLYKIAFAPETVQESADDLKRRAFRADRAIKECERIENLFKLTPKQSDRLASKDKHTDKSIRQLCMVSHLKKEDVHKEIKKLTDSKDILQSLFDANDDPYRLFRAVKIIRKGEKEAQRAKMDLVRANLRLVVSVAKGFRHRGVHLLDLIQEGNIGLMRAAEKFDHLLGFKFSTYATWWIRQAISRACASQAHDIRIPVGLQGTWHRIIKASEELQQELGREATPEEISNRVDIPVKKYMKLARVVQRAVSLETPINESEDSFLGDFIEDGSISSPVDEASHASLEGEIEQALETLTEREEAVLRLRYGLDDGQPRKLEEVGNRFGITRERVRQIETKAIRKLRHPLRAQRLKGFLDGLAG from the coding sequence ATGACGTTTAGTCTAGCGAGCACCAGCCTGTACAAAGACGAAGATTTCTTAGATGACGAATCAATCAATTTCACCCTAGAAGTTGACGAGGAAGAAGAACAACTTTTTCTCCCGTCTATCGCCCGTCCGGTTGAAGGTGAATTGGATAGCAAGGCGCTTCGCAATTCCCGGCGAGCCGCCCATAACAGTTTGCGTCTCTATCTTCGTGAAATCGGCAGTATCCCTCTTCTCACAAAAGAAGACGAACAAGAAATTTCTCAACGCATGCAAGATGGCCGCAAAAAAATCTGCATCGGCGTTGTCCGTAGCGTACAGGCTGTCGAATTTCTGCAAGCAATCGTTGAAGGCATCAAAAAAGGCAAGCGCCGCCTCGACGTTGTAATGAACTCCGTGCCGGAAAACGCCAAAACCGAGCGCGAAGTCAATCGCTTCATCGGCGGCTTAAAGCGTAAACTGGACCGCGTACACACGAAGACGCTTAAAGCCATCGAAATCATGACCAAAAATCCTGACGAATCGAGAGAACTCTTTGAGAAAGCGGGCGAAGACCTCTATAAAATCGCCTTCGCTCCCGAAACCGTTCAGGAATCCGCCGACGACCTCAAGCGCCGCGCCTTTCGCGCCGACCGCGCCATCAAAGAGTGCGAGCGTATCGAAAACCTGTTTAAACTCACGCCGAAACAGTCGGACCGTTTGGCGTCAAAAGATAAACACACCGACAAATCGATCCGCCAGTTGTGCATGGTTTCTCATTTAAAAAAAGAAGACGTGCACAAAGAGATCAAAAAACTGACGGACTCGAAAGACATTTTGCAATCGCTTTTTGACGCAAACGACGATCCTTATCGTTTGTTCCGCGCGGTCAAGATTATCCGCAAGGGCGAAAAAGAAGCACAACGCGCCAAGATGGATTTGGTGCGCGCCAACTTACGTTTGGTGGTTTCGGTCGCCAAAGGCTTTCGCCATCGCGGCGTCCACCTGCTCGACTTGATCCAAGAGGGCAACATCGGCCTGATGCGCGCGGCGGAGAAATTCGACCACCTGCTCGGCTTTAAGTTCAGCACCTACGCCACTTGGTGGATTCGCCAGGCGATTTCCCGCGCCTGCGCCAGCCAGGCCCACGACATCCGCATCCCGGTCGGGCTGCAGGGCACATGGCACCGCATCATTAAGGCGTCGGAAGAATTACAACAAGAGTTGGGCCGCGAAGCCACGCCGGAAGAAATTTCAAACCGCGTCGACATCCCGGTAAAGAAATACATGAAACTCGCCCGCGTCGTTCAACGCGCCGTCTCGTTAGAAACGCCGATTAATGAAAGCGAAGATAGTTTTCTCGGCGACTTCATTGAAGACGGGTCGATCAGTTCTCCGGTTGATGAAGCCAGCCATGCCTCGCTTGAAGGCGAGATTGAACAAGCGCTGGAAACACTCACCGAGCGTGAAGAAGCGGTACTTCGTCTTCGCTATGGTCTAGATGACGGGCAACCCCGCAAGTTGGAAGAAGTGGGCAACCGCTTCGGCATCACCCGCGAACGCGTCCGCCAGATTGAAACCAAAGCGATCCGTAAGTTGCGCCACCCCTTACGCGCACAACGGTTGAAAGGTTTTCTCGACGGCTTGGCGGGATAA
- a CDS encoding Rrf2 family transcriptional regulator has protein sequence MRFTQSVDMALHALWYMARNDNQQPIQIKDLAKSVHASETYLARVMHWLTKSGILKSIRGKKGGFVFKRPPGEITIADIVMAIDTDAAQYTCLWEERGCEMQDGCSLVNLFHEAQQSMLDVLRRMTIADIANDSSGSHGSSKWLAPKDDGLNVLQPSCRPAANSVVA, from the coding sequence ATGAGGTTTACACAAAGTGTTGATATGGCTCTGCACGCCCTATGGTATATGGCGCGCAACGACAATCAGCAACCCATACAAATAAAAGACTTAGCCAAAAGCGTTCATGCGTCGGAAACCTATTTAGCGCGTGTGATGCACTGGCTAACCAAGTCAGGAATTCTAAAGTCGATCCGAGGCAAAAAAGGCGGTTTCGTCTTTAAACGTCCTCCCGGAGAAATCACCATCGCCGACATCGTAATGGCGATAGACACCGACGCCGCGCAATATACCTGCCTTTGGGAAGAACGCGGTTGCGAGATGCAAGACGGTTGCTCACTCGTGAACCTGTTTCATGAAGCGCAACAGAGCATGTTAGATGTATTGCGGCGAATGACCATCGCAGATATTGCGAATGACTCAAGCGGGTCGCATGGTAGCTCGAAATGGCTGGCGCCAAAAGACGATGGACTCAACGTGCTCCAGCCATCTTGCAGGCCTGCCGCCAACTCAGTCGTAGCGTAA
- a CDS encoding ATP-binding protein — protein sequence MMMETNLASTQSHNPILIIDIEGRIVDGNPATRSFVGTEQTTIQSLTTNADSLFAAIQESSQSKQPVSAHVKFHEQEYETFVRIVPLSFGAQPGVEHFLLEIESEHGDLQRLEEAARSNDQRVLKLSEQLAFVTRELLDKTTQLAEQKSKTEAIINGMDEGLLGCDETGAIVQFNDVAGRLLQLSRASVLRKLLHEVCPVVSTAVGYSPDEPSSVKKRNINLTIAGRDVRIFSSPIVEDERFVGFVLILLDRTKQAELDRLKADLISIVSHEMRSPLTSIKGYIDLILGGDLGDAPDPLKNYLTIVSQNANRLASLIDDMLDLSRLESGKLSMTFGKVDVNFLCEYVFLSHKPQADQKKIALVRETDENLFISGDNDRLQQALTNLVSNAIKYTPDGGAVEIRASREGEGVVVRVVDNGFGISQADQQRLFQKFFRVKNAQTRHIGGTGLGLCITRTIIEAHHGHISLDSDEGKGSTFSMHFPAYHA from the coding sequence ATGATGATGGAAACAAACCTAGCATCCACCCAATCGCACAACCCCATTTTGATCATTGATATCGAAGGGCGAATTGTCGATGGCAACCCCGCGACCCGCTCGTTTGTGGGAACCGAACAAACAACCATTCAGTCATTGACCACGAACGCCGATTCGTTATTTGCGGCGATTCAAGAATCAAGCCAATCCAAACAGCCGGTTTCGGCGCATGTGAAATTTCATGAACAAGAATATGAAACCTTTGTTCGGATCGTTCCCCTGTCATTCGGAGCGCAGCCAGGCGTCGAACACTTTCTGCTTGAAATAGAGTCGGAACACGGTGACTTGCAACGCCTCGAAGAAGCCGCCCGCAGCAACGACCAGCGCGTATTAAAGCTGAGTGAGCAACTGGCGTTTGTGACCCGCGAACTCTTAGATAAAACCACCCAACTCGCCGAACAAAAAAGCAAAACCGAAGCCATTATTAATGGTATGGATGAAGGCCTGTTGGGATGCGACGAAACCGGCGCCATCGTGCAATTCAATGATGTTGCGGGGCGCTTGTTGCAACTGAGCCGGGCGTCGGTCTTGCGTAAGTTGCTACATGAAGTTTGCCCGGTGGTGTCAACGGCGGTGGGGTATTCTCCTGATGAGCCGTCATCGGTTAAAAAACGCAACATCAATTTGACCATCGCCGGGAGGGACGTTCGTATATTCTCTTCGCCGATTGTGGAAGATGAGCGCTTCGTCGGGTTTGTCTTGATCCTACTCGATCGTACCAAACAAGCGGAACTCGACCGCTTGAAAGCCGACTTGATTTCAATCGTTTCTCACGAGATGCGCTCGCCGCTGACTTCGATCAAAGGGTATATTGATTTGATCCTTGGCGGCGATTTGGGCGACGCGCCGGATCCATTAAAAAATTATCTGACCATTGTTTCACAAAACGCCAACCGCTTAGCGTCGCTCATTGACGACATGCTTGATCTGTCCCGGCTTGAATCCGGCAAACTCAGCATGACGTTCGGCAAAGTGGATGTGAACTTTTTATGCGAATATGTGTTTTTGTCGCATAAGCCCCAAGCCGATCAGAAGAAGATCGCTCTCGTTCGCGAAACCGATGAGAATTTATTTATTTCCGGCGATAATGACCGCTTGCAACAGGCGCTGACGAATTTGGTCTCGAATGCGATCAAGTACACGCCGGACGGCGGCGCCGTGGAGATTCGCGCCTCCCGTGAAGGAGAGGGCGTTGTGGTTCGGGTCGTCGATAACGGATTTGGAATTAGCCAGGCCGACCAGCAACGGCTGTTTCAAAAGTTCTTCCGCGTGAAGAATGCGCAAACGCGCCATATCGGCGGGACGGGGCTTGGCCTATGTATCACCCGGACGATTATTGAAGCGCATCACGGACATATCTCGCTTGACTCAGATGAAGGGAAGGGTTCGACCTTCTCCATGCACTTTCCCGCGTATCATGCTTAG